In Phreatobacter stygius, a genomic segment contains:
- a CDS encoding HpcH/HpaI aldolase/citrate lyase family protein → MITTGKFPVWRSALFVPANVERFVAKATERGADALIIDLEDSIPLAQKEAARGLVPGIVQRFRAQGRSDVMVRINQPLELAVRDLEAAVIAGVDAIKITKVEGPEHLRLLDEMVTRLEQARGLPVGKIWFIGLIEAPGPLARAHEIARSTPRLAGISLGAEDYATAIGAKPSEETMLMPKQQIVQAATAAGILPLGTIGSVADFADIEGYARIVRRSADFGFVGSACIHPSLVPILNAGFSPSAREIAEAERIVTLDRQAAAEGRGSFAIDGKMIDIPIVQRAEALLTRARAVAARAA, encoded by the coding sequence ATGATCACGACAGGCAAGTTCCCGGTCTGGCGCTCGGCGCTGTTCGTACCGGCCAATGTCGAACGTTTCGTCGCCAAGGCGACCGAACGCGGCGCCGACGCGCTGATCATCGACCTCGAAGACAGCATTCCACTGGCGCAGAAGGAGGCCGCGCGGGGGCTGGTGCCGGGCATTGTCCAGCGCTTCCGGGCCCAGGGCCGTTCGGACGTCATGGTGCGCATCAACCAACCGCTCGAGCTCGCGGTGCGCGACCTCGAGGCCGCCGTCATCGCCGGTGTCGACGCCATCAAGATCACCAAGGTCGAGGGCCCGGAGCACCTCAGACTGCTCGACGAGATGGTCACCCGGCTCGAACAGGCCCGTGGTCTCCCCGTCGGCAAGATCTGGTTCATCGGCCTGATCGAGGCGCCAGGCCCCCTGGCCCGGGCCCATGAGATCGCCCGCTCGACACCACGGCTCGCCGGCATCTCGCTCGGTGCCGAGGACTATGCCACCGCCATCGGCGCCAAGCCGTCAGAGGAGACCATGCTGATGCCCAAACAGCAGATCGTGCAGGCCGCAACCGCCGCCGGCATCCTGCCGCTCGGGACCATCGGTTCGGTCGCCGATTTCGCCGACATCGAAGGCTATGCGCGGATCGTCCGCCGCTCCGCCGATTTCGGCTTTGTCGGCTCGGCCTGCATCCACCCGTCCCTGGTGCCGATCCTCAATGCCGGCTTCAGCCCGTCGGCCAGGGAGATCGCCGAGGCCGAGCGCATCGTGACACTCGACCGGCAAGCGGCGGCGGAAGGCCGCGGCTCCTTTGCCATCGACGGCAAGATGATCGACATCCCGATCGTGCAACGGGCGGAGGCCCTGCTCACGCGCGCCAGGGCGGTCGCCGCAAGAGCCGCGTGA
- a CDS encoding ABC transporter permease has protein sequence MTLAPHASPAALPDGRTDALPRPRAGRDTAIQYGLALLTVVLVAAPLVPVLYQSVLDRALYDTGQSFTLANFGRLFRAEGFGLVIWNTFVFAGLTTLISQTLGTLAAVLFGRTDMPGARVFGELFLWPIYLSALVLSFGWYTVYGPAGYLTLIAQDWLGGAPWDLYSLPGMAMIAGVSQAPVAYIYCMSSATITDPSLEEAARVAGAGTFRTLRRITLPLLMPAIAYSAVLNFTVGLELLAIPLVFGDPAGITVLTTFLYNNGVASARPDHGLVATAAVLMLAVVCVLVWLQGRLLGNTRRFVTLGGKATRPRPFRLDRLRWPLFAVSALYIAATVVAPIGALLLRAFTSLLSPMVPLAEVLTTANFTNMAEYPVYPRSIWNSFLISALGGVIATALIALIAVIVLRSEFRWRGALHYVALFPRAVPGVVAGIGFFYAFALVPGLGGLRNTIWILIIAFTMHYIPVGLGAVAPMLMQMSPDLDRAARVQGADWWTASRRIVLPLMRPALVACFTILFITFFKEYTTAIFLFAPGSEVIGTTLLQAWTQGEVGLVSALATIQVLVIGTCVTLARAVFGVRLHG, from the coding sequence GTGACCCTTGCGCCTCACGCCTCGCCGGCGGCCCTGCCGGACGGACGGACCGACGCCCTGCCGCGGCCGCGGGCCGGCCGCGACACGGCGATCCAGTACGGCCTGGCCCTGCTGACCGTCGTCCTGGTGGCGGCACCGCTGGTGCCGGTGCTCTACCAGTCGGTGCTCGACCGCGCGCTCTATGACACCGGCCAGTCGTTCACGCTGGCCAATTTCGGCCGGTTGTTTCGCGCCGAGGGTTTCGGCCTGGTGATCTGGAACACCTTCGTCTTCGCCGGTCTCACCACGCTGATCTCGCAGACATTGGGCACGCTGGCGGCCGTGCTGTTCGGCCGGACCGACATGCCCGGCGCCCGGGTGTTCGGCGAATTGTTCCTCTGGCCGATCTATCTCTCGGCACTGGTCCTGTCATTCGGCTGGTACACGGTCTACGGGCCGGCCGGCTATCTGACGCTCATTGCCCAGGACTGGCTCGGCGGCGCGCCCTGGGATCTCTATTCCCTGCCCGGCATGGCCATGATCGCAGGCGTCTCCCAGGCCCCGGTCGCCTATATCTATTGCATGTCGTCGGCGACCATCACCGACCCCTCGCTCGAAGAGGCAGCGCGGGTGGCCGGCGCCGGCACGTTCCGCACCCTGCGGCGGATCACCCTGCCGCTCCTGATGCCGGCGATCGCCTATAGCGCGGTGCTGAACTTCACCGTCGGGCTCGAGCTCCTGGCCATTCCGCTGGTCTTCGGCGATCCCGCCGGCATCACCGTGCTGACCACCTTCCTCTACAACAATGGCGTCGCCTCGGCGCGGCCCGACCATGGCCTGGTGGCGACCGCCGCCGTGCTGATGCTCGCGGTCGTCTGCGTCCTGGTCTGGCTGCAGGGCCGGCTGCTCGGCAATACCCGCCGTTTCGTCACGCTCGGCGGCAAGGCGACGCGGCCGCGGCCGTTCCGGCTCGACCGGCTGCGCTGGCCGCTGTTCGCGGTGTCCGCGCTCTATATCGCGGCAACCGTGGTGGCGCCGATCGGCGCGCTGCTGTTGCGCGCCTTCACCAGCCTGCTGTCGCCGATGGTGCCGCTCGCCGAGGTGCTGACGACGGCCAATTTCACCAACATGGCCGAATACCCGGTCTACCCGCGTTCGATCTGGAACTCGTTCCTGATCAGCGCGCTCGGCGGCGTCATCGCCACCGCGCTGATCGCGCTGATCGCGGTCATCGTGCTGCGCTCGGAGTTCCGCTGGCGCGGCGCGCTGCATTATGTCGCGCTGTTTCCGCGCGCCGTGCCGGGCGTCGTCGCCGGCATCGGCTTCTTCTACGCCTTCGCGCTGGTGCCGGGGCTCGGCGGCCTGCGCAATACCATCTGGATCCTGATCATCGCCTTCACCATGCATTACATTCCGGTGGGGCTTGGCGCGGTCGCGCCCATGCTGATGCAAATGAGCCCGGATCTCGACCGTGCCGCCCGCGTCCAGGGCGCCGATTGGTGGACCGCCAGCCGGCGCATCGTGCTGCCCTTGATGCGGCCGGCGCTGGTCGCCTGTTTCACCATCCTCTTCATCACCTTCTTCAAGGAATACACCACGGCGATCTTCCTGTTCGCGCCGGGCAGCGAGGTGATCGGCACCACGCTGTTGCAGGCCTGGACGCAAGGCGAGGTTGGTCTGGTGTCGGCGCTGGCGACCATCCAGGTCCTGGTCATCGGCACCTGCGTCACCCTGGCGCGCGCGGTGTTCGGAGTGAGGCTCCATGGCTGA
- a CDS encoding ABC transporter ATP-binding protein gives MAELTIENLDKHFGAIRAVDDINLTVADGEFVTLLGPSGCGKSTTLGAIAGLEQPTGGRITVGKTVYFDGARGIFLAPEARNCGLVFQSYALWPHMTVHDNVVFPLTLRQVSRSERKRRVEEALALVEMERFQARYPHELSGGQQQRVALARTLVYRPEILLLDEPLSNLDAKLRDRARTWLAELRTRLGLTTIYVTHDQVEALALSDRIVVMNGGRIAQIGTPQEIYQKPADGFVADFIGTTNFLAGEVAEAPGAGGETTVTLPGGQRIAIATERRPVKGDKVTLAFRPEQMRVVPEGPAEPGGSVIRARVTSHAYVGGRWQIGLDLGGSPLRIETSEATSAAELSLWLPVAGGILFPGQTHAKSL, from the coding sequence ATGGCTGAACTGACGATCGAAAACCTCGACAAGCATTTCGGCGCGATCCGGGCCGTCGACGACATCAACCTGACCGTCGCGGACGGCGAGTTCGTCACCCTGCTCGGGCCCTCGGGCTGCGGAAAATCGACAACGCTCGGCGCCATCGCCGGTCTGGAACAGCCGACCGGCGGCCGCATCACGGTGGGCAAGACGGTCTATTTCGACGGCGCCCGCGGCATTTTCCTGGCGCCCGAGGCGCGCAATTGCGGCCTTGTGTTCCAGAGCTACGCGCTCTGGCCGCACATGACCGTCCACGACAATGTCGTGTTCCCGCTGACCCTGCGCCAAGTCTCGCGTTCCGAACGCAAACGGCGGGTCGAAGAGGCACTCGCGCTCGTCGAGATGGAGCGGTTTCAGGCCCGCTATCCGCACGAGCTGTCGGGCGGCCAGCAGCAACGCGTGGCGCTTGCCCGCACGCTGGTCTATCGGCCGGAAATCCTGCTGCTCGACGAACCCTTGTCCAATCTCGACGCCAAGCTGCGCGACCGGGCCCGCACCTGGCTGGCCGAACTGCGTACCCGGCTCGGGCTGACCACCATCTATGTCACCCATGACCAGGTCGAGGCGCTGGCGCTGTCCGACCGCATCGTGGTGATGAATGGTGGCCGCATCGCCCAGATCGGCACGCCGCAGGAGATCTATCAAAAGCCGGCCGACGGCTTCGTCGCCGACTTCATCGGCACCACCAATTTCCTCGCCGGCGAAGTGGCTGAAGCCCCCGGGGCCGGCGGCGAAACCACGGTGACGCTGCCCGGCGGCCAGCGCATCGCCATTGCGACCGAGCGGCGGCCGGTCAAGGGCGACAAGGTCACCCTCGCTTTCCGGCCGGAACAGATGCGCGTCGTGCCCGAAGGTCCGGCCGAGCCCGGCGGCTCGGTGATCCGGGCCCGCGTCACCAGCCATGCCTATGTCGGCGGGCGCTGGCAGATCGGCCTCGATCTCGGCGGCAGCCCGCTGCGCATCGAAACATCGGAGGCGACCTCGGCCGCCGAACTGAGCCTCTGGCTGCCGGTCGCCGGCGGCATTCTTTTTCCAGGACAAACGCATGCCAAATCCCTCTGA
- a CDS encoding metallophosphoesterase family protein — protein sequence MTEPDDGDGATRRHALECMIWAGTGIVWTVAGGVPTSLGLLDRAEAAEAVKTGFTFLQISDSHIGFDKTANPHTSDTLQEAIDKIRGLPTRPAFMIHTGDITHLSKPGEFDDAARIIGGARLDVHYVPGEHDVIDETNGKAYLDRYGKDTRGAGWYSFDQNGVHFVGLVNVVNLRAGGLGILGPEQLAWLADDLRGLSASTPVVVFAHIPLWTVHAAWGWGTDDAAQALALLRRFGSVTVLNGHIHQLMQKVEGNVTFHAARSTAFPQPAPGTASSPGPLTVPPGQLRNLLGITQVAVVSGQERLAIVDAPLAGG from the coding sequence ATGACCGAGCCTGATGACGGCGACGGCGCGACGCGCCGCCACGCACTGGAATGCATGATCTGGGCGGGGACCGGCATTGTCTGGACGGTGGCGGGCGGGGTGCCGACATCGCTCGGCCTGCTCGACCGCGCCGAAGCGGCGGAGGCGGTCAAGACCGGCTTCACCTTCCTGCAGATCTCCGACAGCCATATCGGCTTCGACAAGACGGCCAATCCGCATACCAGCGACACGTTGCAGGAGGCCATCGACAAGATCCGTGGCCTGCCGACCAGGCCGGCCTTCATGATCCATACCGGCGACATCACCCATTTGTCGAAACCTGGGGAGTTCGACGATGCCGCCAGGATCATCGGCGGCGCCCGGCTCGACGTGCACTATGTGCCGGGCGAGCACGATGTCATCGATGAGACCAATGGCAAGGCCTATCTCGACCGCTACGGCAAGGACACACGCGGCGCCGGCTGGTATTCTTTCGACCAGAACGGCGTGCATTTCGTCGGCCTGGTCAATGTCGTCAACCTGCGGGCCGGCGGCCTCGGCATTCTCGGACCCGAGCAGCTCGCCTGGCTCGCCGACGACCTGAGGGGGTTGAGCGCATCCACTCCGGTTGTCGTGTTCGCCCATATCCCGCTCTGGACGGTGCATGCTGCCTGGGGCTGGGGCACCGACGACGCGGCCCAGGCCCTGGCGCTGCTCAGACGGTTCGGCTCGGTCACCGTGCTCAACGGCCACATCCACCAGCTCATGCAGAAGGTGGAAGGCAATGTGACCTTTCACGCCGCGCGCTCGACCGCCTTCCCGCAACCCGCTCCGGGCACCGCATCGTCGCCAGGGCCGCTGACCGTGCCGCCGGGTCAATTGCGCAACCTGCTCGGCATCACCCAGGTCGCGGTCGTCAGTGGCCAGGAGCGGCTGGCCATTGTCGATGCGCCGCTTGCCGGCGGTTGA
- a CDS encoding CaiB/BaiF CoA transferase family protein gives MPNPSERAASGLPQADYTPGARGPLTGLRVVDLSRLVAGNLLTQHLADFGADVVKVEPREGDTLRGWRINDVETTWKIHSRNKRSLCVEFRHDEAVPLIRRLVPGAAMLIESFRPGTLEQMGLAPEELLKLEPKLVIVRISGWGQTGPYHRRPGFGTLVEGFSGFAEMNGFADREPVLPPMYLADALSGLTGAFAAMAALREVEVNGGRGQVIDLPLLDPIFNSLGPQAANYRLTGKIKPRSGSRSSGSVPRNVYRAGDGGWVCLSASTQGMAMRVLRSIGRPELCEDPRFKTNEQRLVHVEELDRIIGEFVGARTVDENVAFFEAEEVTIGPVNDIARFMQDRHVQARALLADYPDEDMGSFPMHAVPARLSATPGSIRTAAPRLGQHTRDILKEAGLSPAEIEAALTSGLAREKKA, from the coding sequence ATGCCAAATCCCTCTGAAAGGGCCGCGTCAGGCCTGCCGCAAGCCGATTACACGCCCGGTGCGCGCGGCCCGCTGACCGGCCTGCGTGTCGTCGACCTGTCGCGGCTGGTCGCAGGCAATCTCCTGACCCAGCACCTCGCCGATTTCGGCGCCGACGTGGTCAAGGTCGAACCGCGCGAGGGCGACACCTTGCGCGGCTGGCGCATCAACGATGTCGAGACCACCTGGAAGATCCATTCGCGCAACAAGCGCAGCCTCTGTGTCGAGTTTCGTCACGACGAGGCGGTGCCGCTGATCCGCCGGCTGGTGCCGGGCGCGGCCATGCTGATCGAAAGCTTCCGACCGGGCACGCTCGAACAGATGGGCCTGGCGCCGGAGGAGCTTCTGAAGCTCGAACCGAAACTGGTGATCGTGCGCATTTCCGGCTGGGGCCAGACCGGGCCCTATCACCGCCGGCCGGGCTTCGGCACCCTGGTCGAGGGGTTTTCCGGCTTTGCCGAAATGAACGGTTTTGCCGATCGCGAGCCGGTGCTGCCGCCGATGTATCTCGCCGATGCGCTATCCGGCCTCACCGGCGCCTTCGCCGCCATGGCGGCGCTGCGCGAGGTCGAGGTCAATGGCGGGCGCGGCCAGGTGATCGACCTGCCGCTGCTCGACCCGATCTTCAATTCGCTCGGGCCGCAGGCCGCCAATTACCGGCTCACCGGCAAGATCAAGCCGCGCAGCGGCAGCCGCTCCAGCGGGTCCGTGCCGCGCAATGTCTATCGCGCCGGCGACGGCGGCTGGGTCTGTCTCTCCGCCTCGACCCAGGGCATGGCCATGCGCGTGCTGCGCTCGATCGGCAGACCGGAGCTCTGCGAGGATCCGCGCTTCAAGACCAACGAGCAGCGGCTGGTCCATGTCGAGGAGCTCGACCGGATCATTGGCGAATTCGTCGGCGCCCGCACGGTCGACGAGAACGTCGCCTTCTTCGAGGCCGAGGAGGTGACCATAGGCCCGGTCAACGACATCGCCCGCTTCATGCAGGATCGTCACGTCCAGGCGCGCGCGCTGCTCGCCGACTATCCGGACGAAGACATGGGCAGCTTCCCGATGCATGCGGTGCCGGCACGGCTCTCGGCGACACCCGGCAGCATCCGCACGGCGGCGCCGAGGCTCGGCCAGCACACCCGCGACATCCTGAAAGAGGCCGGGCTCAGCCCGGCCGAGATCGAGGCGGCGCTCACCTCAGGGCTCGCCAGGGAGAAGAAAGCATGA